A DNA window from Pseudodesulfovibrio thermohalotolerans contains the following coding sequences:
- a CDS encoding helix-turn-helix domain-containing protein — protein sequence MAGSIGAVRGIVADMKNAVPTHKAADHIDALSNFEIWPFTVGTGCPISDLSEAHCHDFYVVHYVSRGRGRHVIDFEYYDIEPGTLFFVSPRQLHLWQVESKLDGFIMAFSEDFLISSAGLGDGIPELEFFHTATHSPTIRLTEGHGHAIETQLSAMREEYAERREGYVSVLRASFHIFIVQLQRIAAEEMTKVKGRREHRLVRGFKRLVSELYASQTNIQEYAEKLNVSVSRLNEVIKDGTGLTPGQIVRNEQVMAAKRLLAHSDMNVSEICFSLNFEDPSYFGRFFKRETGTSPLSFRDAIRSKYQQFSR from the coding sequence ATGGCTGGTTCGATCGGCGCGGTCCGTGGTATCGTGGCGGACATGAAGAACGCAGTCCCCACGCACAAGGCAGCGGACCACATCGACGCATTGTCCAACTTCGAGATATGGCCATTCACCGTGGGCACGGGCTGTCCGATCAGCGACCTGAGCGAGGCGCACTGCCACGATTTCTATGTGGTTCACTACGTTTCCAGGGGGCGCGGAAGGCACGTCATCGATTTCGAATATTACGACATCGAACCGGGCACGCTGTTTTTCGTCTCTCCCCGACAGTTGCACCTGTGGCAGGTGGAATCGAAACTCGACGGCTTCATCATGGCCTTCAGCGAAGACTTCCTCATCTCTTCGGCCGGGCTGGGAGACGGCATACCGGAACTGGAATTTTTCCACACCGCCACCCACTCGCCGACGATCCGCCTCACCGAAGGCCACGGCCACGCAATCGAAACCCAGCTAAGCGCCATGCGCGAGGAGTACGCCGAACGCCGCGAAGGTTATGTGTCCGTGCTCCGGGCCTCCTTTCACATCTTCATCGTCCAGTTGCAGCGCATCGCCGCCGAAGAGATGACCAAAGTGAAAGGCCGCAGGGAGCACCGGCTGGTACGCGGGTTCAAGCGGCTGGTCTCGGAGCTGTATGCAAGCCAGACCAACATTCAGGAATACGCCGAGAAGCTCAATGTCAGCGTCAGCAGACTCAACGAGGTCATCAAGGACGGCACAGGGCTCACGCCCGGCCAAATCGTTCGCAACGAACAGGTGATGGCGGCCAAACGGCTGCTCGCCCACTCCGACATGAACGTGTCCGAGATATGTTTCAGCCTCAACTTCGAAGACCCGTCGTACTTCGGCCGCTTCTTCAAGCGGGAGACGGGCACGTCACCATTGTCTTTTCGGGATGCCATCCGAAGCAAATATCAGCAATTTTCCAGATAG